From a region of the Microbacterium sp. nov. GSS16 genome:
- the ccsB gene encoding c-type cytochrome biogenesis protein CcsB, with protein sequence MPGTETLSLDGLSLLLVWTAIATYALAFVAYTIDLAQRSARPAPAREQQRALVLVGAVNQAAPSAPAPPDHAQPDDIHAPPSQRPRLLWARIGTALTVLAFLFQLGGTVARGIAAERVPWANMYEFALTGTVLIVAVYLLALRWYDLRFLGAFLVGMIVLLLGGATLSFYVEVVPLMDPLKSVWLVIHVFVASLATALFALACGLSVTQLLQSRRERRTSVSPDSAGRRGGFLRTLPAGEVLETLAYRFVIVGFMFWTFTLIAGAIWANDSWGRYWGFDTKEVWTFVIWVLYAGYIHARATRGWRGNRSAWLCIIGFAAVLFNFTVVNVYFPGLHSYSGLT encoded by the coding sequence ATGCCCGGAACAGAAACGCTCTCCCTCGATGGCCTCTCACTGCTGCTGGTGTGGACGGCCATCGCGACCTACGCGCTGGCGTTCGTCGCCTACACCATCGATCTCGCACAGCGTTCCGCCCGCCCCGCCCCGGCTCGGGAGCAGCAGCGCGCACTGGTCCTCGTCGGCGCCGTCAACCAGGCGGCTCCAAGCGCTCCGGCCCCGCCCGACCATGCGCAGCCGGACGACATCCATGCTCCGCCCTCGCAGCGTCCCCGGCTGCTGTGGGCGAGGATCGGCACCGCGCTCACGGTGCTCGCCTTCCTCTTCCAGCTCGGCGGAACCGTCGCCCGCGGCATCGCCGCAGAACGGGTGCCATGGGCCAACATGTACGAGTTCGCTCTCACCGGGACGGTCCTGATCGTCGCCGTCTACCTCCTCGCCCTCCGCTGGTACGACCTGCGCTTCCTCGGCGCGTTCCTGGTGGGCATGATCGTCCTGCTGCTGGGCGGCGCCACGCTCAGCTTCTACGTCGAAGTCGTCCCGCTGATGGACCCGCTCAAGAGCGTCTGGCTCGTCATCCATGTCTTCGTCGCCTCCCTCGCCACCGCCCTGTTCGCCCTCGCCTGTGGTCTCTCCGTCACCCAGCTGCTGCAATCCCGTCGTGAACGTCGCACCAGCGTCTCACCCGATTCCGCAGGGCGCCGCGGCGGGTTCCTGCGCACGCTGCCCGCCGGAGAAGTCCTCGAAACTCTCGCCTACCGGTTCGTGATCGTCGGCTTCATGTTCTGGACGTTCACCCTGATCGCCGGAGCGATCTGGGCCAACGACTCCTGGGGACGCTACTGGGGCTTCGACACCAAAGAGGTCTGGACCTTCGTGATCTGGGTGCTGTACGCGGGCTACATCCACGCCCGCGCCACCCGCGGCTGGCGCGGCAACCGCTCCGCCTGGCTGTGCATCATCGGATTCGCCGCCGTGCTGTTCAACTTCACGGTCGTCAACGTGTACTTTCCCGGCCTGC